A stretch of the Capsicum annuum cultivar UCD-10X-F1 chromosome 8, UCD10Xv1.1, whole genome shotgun sequence genome encodes the following:
- the LOC107857230 gene encoding uncharacterized protein LOC107857230, with translation MDPYIRKGWAVISQHLVDLLYFCLRFTNLNGKVSFPFLVASCILSSSISGFYFSNYSVIFCHALYYFLIKASFSMKLESLKPPLIKDLQYDSVDSLHHLKHFVARREAPWKIDGESTGVSSKLKVT, from the exons ATGGATCCTTATATCAGAAAAGGATGGGCTGTAATCAGTCAACATCTAGTTGATCTGTTATATTTCTGTTTAAGATTCACTAACCTCAATGGAAAGGTGTCCTTTCCCTTTCTTGTTGCAAGCTGTATCTTATCCTCGTCTATCTCTGGATTTTATTTTTCCAATTACAGTGTCATTTTTTGTCATGctttatattattttctaattaaagCAAGTTTTTCCATGAAACTTGAATCCCTAAAGCCGCCTCTAATCAAG GATCTGCAGTATGATTCTGTCGATTCACTTCACCATTTAAAGCATTTTGTAGCAAG AAGGGAAGCCCCTTGGAAGATAGATGGTGAATCAACCGGAGTCTCCTCCAAACTAAAAGTTACTTGA